cttgccataaaaaatcattaaactttttaaccttagctcaaaggagtacatatcattgtctgttaatcatgacgagcctgttggtcacctgtgataatcgaaaagtgatGCGAAAATtctttgtgaagtattgggtcacatgatcagattagaTTACGACATGATgattagataatgccgaaacaaaaccgtaaagtagcgagcatctatattacGAAGTAATACGATACGaagttttcggtaaaacccgaagtgtttgtcataaactagtgctacgataaattttatattgagctttttattggcctttcaattcatgtgagacgATAACAAAATTGACAAGATGaacaagatgataaccaaactgtaatgaatgcgttagaaaaataaagattttaatctacggcggcttttcgtttttgagcttttaagagcttgtaaacacgtttccacatattgggcacctacaacacaacagagtaagacatggtgaatcttttgataccaaataactgtaatgtgatttttgttgcaagtcaacctttaagtatggATTCACTCGTATGATTAAAGAGGCATCGAAGTACCAATATGTGTTttgtgcatgaaagtgctcgctAACAACTCCATGAACCCACATTAACTTAAGCAACACTTAAGAAATAAACATGCAAAACACATGGATAAATCAAAACCTTTTTTTGAAACTAAAGAGAGAGAACTCAAGCGGGCAAAACTGGATTCTACTGGCAGCTTTCATATCTAGGCACAGGCCATTACCGAGGCATCCTATGCTCTGTCTTACCGTATCGCCAGAGATAAGAAACCACACACCATTGGTAAAACATTAGTTAAACTTTGTCTGCTGGAGTGTACTAAGATTATTCTCGGAGACACAGCCGCTTAAAAAATAGCTGATTTATCCCTCTCAGACAACACAGTGAAATTGAGAATCGATGTTATGTCTGCGGACATAAAGAGGCAAGCAATTGAAAAGATCAAGTCATCTCCCATGTTTGCcattcaacttgatgagtcaactGATGTTGCTATCATTTCACAGCTGATGGTGTTTGCACGATATGTACACAGAGAGACAATTGTGGGAAAATTTCTGTTCTGCAGTCCTCTAACAGAGACCACCACAGCTGCTGATGTTATGAACCTGGTTTCCAACTTCTTCAGCAAAGAACATCTGGACTGGTACAAACTAATTGGAGTTTGCACTGATGATGCTCCAGCCATGCTTGGCTATCGTGTTGGATTTGCATAGTTGGTAAAAGAAAAGAATCCTTTAGTGGTGAGTATCCATTGCTTCATTCACAGACAAGCGCTAGCAGCAAAAACTTTTTCCAAAGGATTGCATGAACACCTTTCTTCAGTGAATaaagtagtaaactttatcaaaggCTCTGCCTTGCAAACACGTCTCTTCCACAAGTTATGCGAAGATATGGATGCAGTGCAATCATCACTATTGTTCCACACTAAAGTTCGATGGTTATCAAAAGGTAACATGCTTATGCATTTTTTCAATCTACGAGCAGAGGTCAAGGAGTTCTTTAAAACTCATAACAAACTCATACTACTAGCTTCAATGCAGGTGGAAGGATTCCATCAGTGTCTTGCTTAACTGGTTGACATATTTGATTCAATCAATGAAGTGAACACAAAGATGCAAGGTTGAAATATAAACGTGTAGAATGTAACTGATAGTATCAATGCATACGAGGACAAGCTCAAACTCTGGGTAGAAAGACTGGCTACTGGAAATGTTAGATTTTCATTTCTGGTTCTGCATTCATTAGTTGACAAGAAAGCTCATTCCACTTCTTTGCTAACCGACATAAAGCATCACTTGAACAGCttgatagcagagtttgagagatATTTTCAGAAGTTAGATCCTAGGACAAAACCATTGATGAGCCTGACCCGAGACCCTTTCAGGCACAATGTCCACGAGATTCCGGAACAGTTTTAGAAGTTTTTGAACCTGATAAATAACTCTGCATTAAAAGATGACTTCAATGAGCTATCAATTATAAAGCACTTTTGGACTCAGGCCCACCAATTTTATCCTAACTTAAGCCTGGCCGCTTTAAAGATGCTTATACCATTTGCTTCCACATATATTTGCAAGTCAGCACTTTCAGCACTGCTAACCATAAAGAACAAATGTAGAAACCATCTGGAAGTAGAAGTTGACCTACGGTGTGCCCTATCGACAGCAACtcctaacatcaaaattctggttagctccaaacaaacacagaaatcacactgctgactgtcttacaatgatagatatattgagtttcaatatgcattcatttttattatttcatgtaaatatgactgtaataaatgcatatatacatgtatatatatatatacatatatatatatatatatatatatatatatatatatatatatatatgtaaacaaaGTTCACTATCTAGGTAGGTGCAGGGCATTATTTTAAAGGAGTTGGGAGGGGGAGGAATTTCTGTCTTTATGTTTGGAAAAGGGGAATGGGCCAAAAAAGATTAAGAACCACTGATCTACATGCTAGGTCATTCCGGCCAAACTTTTTATTGTCGTCATCTCATAAGCTTTATTTAAAGGGTTATAataaattacatttttacttttacCACAGTTTCTTTATGAGAATGCCAGCTCTAATTGAgggccacctccatttgaccaccgcTTTGAAACTATGATCttcatgaacccataatagtaAGCCATCAGTAGAAAAGCGTCCACAAATTGGATTATCAATAAATCATTCActccaataacaattaattttctcATTGTCCAACACCAAAGCTTTCATTTTTTGTCattcaaactttaaaagcaactacatagaaataataataataactatcaggctaatagtagttccttgtttaccGTGGTCTTGATTTCCCAAAATTCAGGTGAGCCTTTTGAAAAATACCGCGACAGCTTCGATTTGAATGTCGTCTCAATTTGACTGCTACTATAGAAAAAGGGTTAAGAAATGGTGTTCAATCAGATGTTTCATGGTAGTTTGTTGGTTTGCTCCAAAAATAACATTTACCCAACATTGAACGttgctgaaatattttttatgcagtGTAGGCTTATGGTAGTATAGCATGTATTGAGAGCATACATTGCATTGTGATTTCAAATTCTTTTCCCCATTAATTTTTATAACTATGAAGTATTTGTTTTCTTTTCACAAATGCTGTTTAGCCACTCTAATAGGAAAAAATTAATAAGAACTAAAGTATAAGCAAAATTTTAACATGGTATCTTTCAGAATACCTTACCAACTACTGCCAACCCAAAAGCCTTGAAGCTTCGACTGCAACTCAGCCATTGTCAAGTGATGGCATGAGCAGGGTGAACCACGAAGTCGCGTCAGCTACTCAGATAAACACTTTGGACACAGTACAGATGAAGGTGTTGGTTACACTGATATTACTTGTGTGTCTATTACTGACCTTAACTATTGTCTCAATTGTCCTTTGTCTACAGTTTAAGAGGAAGAGATCCAGGCTTCTGCTCCAGGATAATACAAAACTGCGAACTAAAAATACAGGTAATGAGTATATATCTTCAATCAACTTAACTTTACACACTCAGAAAATATTGTTGTGAAAGTTCAGTTGTTGTTTCCACTCCTATTAGTCATTCAAAAGAAATAAATGACAAATGCGCTATTAATATAGACATCTGTAGAGAAAATCGTAGAAAAAAGatgatttttattgaaatattgaGTTCTCACATGTGTATGGATGGGGCTTGAAACAAGcaaataaatatgtatgttGTGAGATTAAAGCTGTACAGGTAATTATCCTAAACCATTAAAACGAAATGTTCAGAAATTGACCTAGATAATTATTCAGAAACCATTTTGCAGGCATTGggtttacatatttaaaataagGATATAATGaggttttattgaatatgtaaatttttgctttttattaaCTTTCCAATGAACAACCAagttgtaaataaaaattgtagctTTCTAGTTTTGGGGTCCAGTTTTGGTGTCCAGTTTTGGGGTCCAGTTTTACACAAAACTGCGCCAAAACTCATTAAATTGTTTTAGGTTATTATAAAACCTAAATGCAAAGTTTTCAATCAAAGCACAAAGAAGCTCCTGGACAACTATAAGTGGCTTTGTAttagctaacaaattaaatagGAAACacataattttgtgtgtgaacTTGTTAGATGAAAAGAGGGGATTTGTAAACGCTGTTAATGAGTATTTAATCAATGACTTTCAAGCTTTTACTGTGTTGTATTTTAGTAGCTCAAGAAGAACTTGGAGAAGCCAGCAGCTTGACTCCGCAGTTTTCCACAGGTATATATGAGTAACAAGCTATAATGATAAGTTCAATCAGACACTCATCTTCAGTGTAAATCAATTTATAATGTACACATACCTTCAGTgtaatgtacatatatttataccatGTACATACTTTCAGTGTAGTGTctatttattaataacataCGCTCACCTTAGGCATAcgtgtacatgtacagtgtacactcacctttgtttttatattcataACAAACACTTTCCTTActctatttttattatatacataaataatttactaattataatAAGTATTGAATTATGATTAGTATATTAAAGGTGGTCACTGACCATCTTGAGTAATTACTTCTTCTTCAGTATCTAAAACAACTGACGAAGACTTTCTCTCTACTTGCTCCTCATGAAGACAGagtttttttctaatgattaaaTTGTCTGTTTCACTTCTCATATCTATAGAAATTTAAATTCCATCTTTAACAGTTGATGTCATTTCCCATAAATCTAAAGCTCGATAAGCTTTTTGATTTTGTCTTGCAGGTTATCCAACACAAGCGATTGGAGATcacaatgataatttgaaaaatataaagtTGGATTACGAGTATGAGGCGATAATATAAGATTAGGTGTGAGAAGTTTTAGGACTAACTACACAAAACttataaaacttttgttatCGGTTTCTGTTTGACAACTGAGTTTGTTTTTCACATAGTAGATATCaaacaaaatttgcattttacatatttatgCTTGCTCATTTTTAATAATTCTGCCAATTATATGCTAATGAATTGCATTGTTGTTACAGATAATGCAAGAATTTTATTTGACAACTTTCGATATACTTTTACATATTTGCCAAACCTAAATGTAAAAGATTTTGTAGAAGATTCTTCTTTTTCctccattttttattatttcaaactCATGTATTTAGGACAATATATATAAtctcttttaatattttatgctaGCATATTGTTGTCTgctatattttattacttgctGTACAACCCAGTGTTACCCAAgtcataaaaaagtatttgtccagaaaatttatttgtatctaacatataacaacaattgccattctagctttcgaactacatatcatgagataaCTTTTTGtacagttaaaataaattaagcaagaaaataaaatcaattgtaaaggttttgaaactttgTCATGCAACTGTAACATTCATACTTCAAATCATGAGGAAAAAGTTTTGTGAAGGACCccttaattaaaaataaatcaaacaacTGTGTATGTTTTCAgacaaatgtaaaattaaacatTCATAACTTAAAAGAAGTGTTTGGTTGGAATAAATTAGtagaaaaaatgtaaaattgtttaaatgtaaTTGTGAAATCATTAGTAAGTAATGGATAAATATAGTCCAGTTTGCttatattacaataaaagaatTACTTGgcatacaattatatgatttcagctTGTTTCATTGTTGTCATGCAAAAATTGGAATATAGGTTAATATCATAGGCTGTAGGTACAAATCtgcatcattaaaaataatatcaaaataatatgttaaccttattaactattatagttacctactgtacaatgactttagtgcattttgctGTTATGATCTGCTATGTTGGAATattataacattacaatgtactacatggaAAGTTATTACCTTCGGGATagacatgtaacataaactCTCAACCTAATGgacttagtttactaaacacatgcttgacagaagttttagtatgtattttagtaaaccttaaacttttaactttaaatttatcattgcaaaatgtttttgttttaacagATACCGGATATACCGTATAACGGATACGGATAACTCTCCATGGCAAGTTCAGTaacgtatat
The sequence above is drawn from the Watersipora subatra chromosome 5, tzWatSuba1.1, whole genome shotgun sequence genome and encodes:
- the LOC137396849 gene encoding uncharacterized protein; this encodes MTPKRLYLLFLLHSQLQHDSFALFQAKINWQCSGKQSEYTYLDCQTDRSLTDGCYYLIHFAQYRPCNDVCDGVEVGSRDEERCNADCPEYLTNYCQPKSLEASTATQPLSSDGMSRVNHEVASATQINTLDTVQMKVLVTLILLVCLLLTLTIVSIVLCLQFKRKRSRLLLQDNTKLRTKNTVAQEELGEASSLTPQFSTGYPTQAIGDHNDNLKNIKLDYEYEAII